One genomic region from Leptolyngbyaceae cyanobacterium JSC-12 encodes:
- a CDS encoding ABC-type nitrate/sulfonate/bicarbonate transport system, periplasmic component (IMG reference gene:2510096784~PFAM: NMT1/THI5 like), giving the protein MVQYSRRKFLATAGATTAASLLLKGCLGNPPDTTTQSSPVASPVAATGGDKPEVTTVKLGFIPIVEAAPLIIAKEKGFFAKYGMPDVQVEKQANWGAARDNVKIGSAGGGIDGGQWQMPMPYLIHEGLITDGKKVPMYVLAQLNTHGNGIAIASEHQGKGISLKMGQEIAYFNNLKSAGNRFKAANTFPKANQEFWIRYWLAANGIDPDTDVELLTVPASQTVADMKRGAMDAFSTGDPWPYRIVADKIGFMAALTAEIWKDHPEEYLAIRQDWVDKNPKATKALLKAVMEAQQWCDNFDNRKEMASILAQRQYFGLPENILMKPLMGQYDMGDGRKIDDKSMAVLYWKDSKGSVSYPYKSHDLWFITESVRWGFLDKKYLTDARALIDKVNREDLWKEAAKEMGVASADIPSSTSRGVETFFDGTKFDPENPQAYLDSLKIKKA; this is encoded by the coding sequence ATGGTGCAGTATTCTCGGCGTAAGTTTTTGGCGACGGCTGGTGCAACTACGGCTGCTTCGCTCCTGTTAAAAGGGTGCCTGGGCAATCCGCCCGATACCACGACACAGTCTTCTCCAGTCGCAAGCCCCGTTGCGGCTACAGGTGGCGACAAACCCGAGGTGACAACAGTTAAGCTTGGGTTCATTCCAATTGTAGAAGCGGCTCCGTTGATCATTGCCAAAGAGAAAGGCTTTTTTGCGAAATACGGGATGCCCGATGTGCAGGTGGAAAAGCAGGCAAATTGGGGCGCCGCGCGGGATAACGTGAAAATTGGTTCTGCTGGTGGTGGGATTGATGGCGGTCAATGGCAAATGCCAATGCCTTACTTGATTCATGAAGGTTTGATTACCGATGGTAAAAAGGTGCCGATGTATGTGTTGGCACAGTTGAATACACATGGAAACGGAATTGCGATTGCAAGCGAACACCAAGGCAAGGGAATCAGCTTGAAAATGGGGCAAGAAATTGCCTACTTTAACAATCTGAAGTCTGCTGGAAATCGGTTTAAAGCCGCCAATACTTTTCCGAAAGCAAACCAGGAGTTTTGGATTCGGTATTGGTTAGCAGCGAATGGCATTGATCCAGATACTGATGTTGAATTACTCACAGTTCCGGCATCTCAAACAGTTGCAGATATGAAGCGAGGTGCAATGGATGCTTTCAGTACCGGAGATCCTTGGCCTTACCGGATTGTGGCAGACAAAATTGGTTTTATGGCAGCTCTAACGGCGGAAATCTGGAAAGATCACCCGGAAGAATATTTAGCAATTCGTCAGGATTGGGTTGATAAGAATCCTAAAGCTACAAAGGCATTGTTGAAAGCCGTGATGGAAGCGCAACAATGGTGCGACAACTTTGATAATCGCAAAGAAATGGCATCGATTCTGGCACAGCGGCAATACTTTGGCTTGCCTGAAAATATCCTGATGAAGCCGCTTATGGGTCAATATGATATGGGGGATGGGCGCAAAATCGATGATAAATCAATGGCAGTTCTGTATTGGAAGGATAGTAAAGGTAGTGTGTCCTATCCTTACAAGAGCCATGATCTCTGGTTCATCACTGAGAGTGTGCGCTGGGGCTTTTTAGATAAAAAATATCTAACTGATGCTAGGGCATTGATTGATAAGGTCAACCGTGAAGACCTATGGAAAGAGGCTGCAAAGGAAATGGGTGTTGCAAGTGCAGATATTCCATCTAGTACTTCTCGTGGAGTTGAAACATTCTTTGACGGGACTAAGTTTGACCCGGAGAACCCACAAGCTTATTTAGATAGCTTGAAAATTAAGAAGGCGTAA
- a CDS encoding carbohydrate ABC transporter ATP-binding protein, CUT1 family (IMG reference gene:2510096780~PFAM: ABC transporter; TOBE domain) gives MAKLELINLNKTFTTTVVPVKDISLTVDEGEFLSLLGPSGCGKSTILRMIAGLEIPTRGKVLIGGKDVTTVPPGDRNIAMVFQSYALYPHMNVYENLAAGLKLKRIPTGEINHRIQEVSRILGLDELLSRKPGQLSGGQRQRVAVGRALVRKSDVFLLDEPLSNLDALLRENVRAELKQIFEAQNAPVVYVTHDQTEALTLSTKVAVLNNGYLQQLDSPDRIYTDPANQFVAGFVGSPQMNLLTVPKQGSFVLLGAFKIPVPMAVEVPQLVLGIRPEHIRVAHPEETSIVQGKVFLVENLGMHKLVSVQIPNNQGNPIVLRSLLSPSEDWTNQTLTLAIPQDQIHWFDAKTGEALKG, from the coding sequence ATGGCAAAGCTAGAACTAATCAACCTCAATAAAACCTTCACGACAACTGTTGTTCCGGTCAAGGATATTAGCCTGACAGTAGATGAGGGAGAATTTTTGAGTTTGTTAGGACCGTCAGGCTGTGGTAAATCTACAATTCTGCGCATGATCGCTGGGTTAGAAATTCCCACCCGTGGAAAAGTGTTAATTGGTGGCAAAGATGTAACGACTGTGCCTCCGGGCGATCGCAATATAGCCATGGTGTTTCAAAGCTATGCCCTTTATCCTCACATGAATGTGTACGAGAATCTTGCGGCTGGCTTGAAGTTAAAACGTATTCCCACAGGCGAGATTAACCATCGCATTCAAGAAGTTTCTCGGATTTTGGGATTGGATGAGTTATTGTCCCGCAAGCCTGGGCAACTGTCTGGAGGGCAGCGACAACGGGTTGCCGTAGGACGAGCATTGGTTCGTAAATCCGATGTCTTTTTATTGGATGAGCCGCTTAGTAATCTTGATGCGTTGTTACGTGAAAATGTGCGAGCTGAACTCAAGCAAATTTTTGAGGCTCAAAATGCTCCAGTTGTTTATGTAACTCATGATCAAACTGAAGCATTAACTCTATCCACAAAAGTGGCTGTCTTGAATAATGGCTATTTGCAACAGCTTGATTCACCTGATCGCATTTACACAGATCCTGCTAACCAGTTCGTGGCAGGTTTTGTTGGCAGTCCGCAGATGAATTTGCTCACCGTCCCTAAACAGGGTTCTTTTGTCTTATTAGGAGCTTTCAAAATTCCTGTCCCAATGGCTGTGGAAGTTCCCCAGTTGGTTTTGGGGATTCGTCCAGAACATATTCGCGTTGCCCATCCAGAAGAAACATCGATTGTCCAGGGTAAGGTGTTTTTGGTGGAGAATTTAGGGATGCATAAGTTGGTAAGTGTCCAAATCCCAAATAATCAAGGGAACCCAATTGTGTTGCGATCGCTGCTTTCACCCAGCGAAGATTGGACGAATCAAACGCTTACCTTAGCCATTCCGCAAGACCAAATTCATTGGTTTGATGCAAAAACGGGGGAAGCATTAAAGGGATGA
- a CDS encoding nitrate transport ATP-binding subunits C and D (IMG reference gene:2510096782~PFAM: ABC transporter; NMT1/THI5 like~TIGRFAM: nitrate transport ATP-binding subunits C and D) gives MAFVTVDNIEKTFELANGDTYVALKGINLQVKQGEFISLIGHSGCGKSTLLNMVAGLDLPTEGVVMLQGEEILRPGPDRMVVFQNYSLLPWMTVRQNIALAVNNVLAHLPDAERKQIIEDSIKMVGLGHAADKPPDQLSGGMKQRVAIARALSIRPKLLLLDEPFGALDALTRGNLQEQLMRICEENNVTAIMVTHDVDEAILLSDRVVMLTNGPASQIGQILDVDIPRPRLRMEVVNHPNYYSYRSEIIYFLNQQKQIKKLRARKTTAIARHGLEKINLEVGFVPLTACAPLAIAKEKGFFTHHGLDEVNLVRESSWRGIQDGIAGGYLDAAQMPSGMPIWMTVGGFNDQPLPVVSALTMTRNGNAITLDKRFADQGILTLNDLKRMLLETPDKRHTFGVVHPASMHNLLLRYWLAAGGIDPNHDVSVTTIPPAQMIAQLEAGNIDGYCVGEPWNVRASIENLGYTIATDLEIWDGHPGKVLGVREDWALAYPNTHVALVKALLEACRYCADEANQEEVREILSRAEYLSMDKDYIYLGDTSHRVCSIRKTPQEYAHHQFFGAGINRPSRTEHLWILTQLARWGDVPFPRNWVEILERVSKVSVFSIAARELGLADLTYSRGPIHLFDGVTFTADDPIAYLNSLQIKHDIYMAEIALGTPVAKAA, from the coding sequence ATGGCTTTTGTTACAGTCGATAACATCGAAAAAACGTTTGAACTTGCTAATGGTGATACCTATGTCGCCTTGAAAGGGATTAATTTGCAAGTCAAGCAAGGTGAGTTCATTTCTTTGATTGGTCACTCTGGCTGTGGGAAGTCTACACTGCTGAACATGGTGGCAGGTTTGGACTTACCGACTGAAGGGGTGGTGATGTTGCAAGGAGAAGAAATTCTTCGTCCTGGTCCTGATCGAATGGTCGTATTCCAAAACTATTCCCTGTTGCCCTGGATGACTGTGCGCCAAAATATCGCGCTAGCGGTCAACAATGTATTGGCTCATCTGCCAGATGCTGAACGGAAGCAAATTATTGAAGACAGCATCAAAATGGTAGGGCTGGGTCATGCAGCAGATAAACCACCTGATCAACTTTCTGGTGGGATGAAACAGCGGGTTGCGATCGCCCGTGCTCTCTCGATTCGTCCCAAGTTGTTATTGCTAGATGAACCCTTCGGTGCGCTGGATGCGTTGACTCGCGGCAATTTGCAAGAGCAGTTAATGCGAATTTGCGAGGAAAATAATGTCACTGCCATCATGGTGACGCATGATGTGGATGAAGCAATTTTGCTCAGCGATCGCGTGGTGATGTTAACCAATGGTCCCGCCTCACAGATTGGGCAAATTCTGGACGTAGACATTCCTCGTCCTCGCCTGCGTATGGAAGTAGTGAACCATCCCAACTATTACAGTTACCGCAGCGAAATCATCTATTTTCTGAATCAGCAGAAGCAGATTAAGAAATTGCGGGCACGCAAAACAACCGCGATCGCTCGCCACGGGTTGGAAAAAATCAATCTAGAGGTTGGATTTGTCCCGCTTACAGCCTGTGCTCCACTGGCGATCGCCAAAGAGAAGGGCTTCTTTACCCATCATGGGTTGGATGAAGTGAACCTGGTACGAGAATCCAGTTGGCGTGGTATCCAGGATGGGATTGCTGGAGGGTATCTGGATGCAGCCCAAATGCCTTCCGGGATGCCTATTTGGATGACAGTTGGAGGCTTCAACGATCAGCCGCTTCCAGTTGTTAGCGCCTTAACCATGACCCGCAACGGTAACGCTATCACTCTCGATAAGCGCTTTGCTGATCAGGGAATTCTCACCCTGAACGATCTGAAGAGAATGCTGCTGGAAACCCCCGACAAACGCCACACCTTTGGCGTAGTGCATCCAGCATCCATGCATAACCTGCTGTTGCGCTACTGGTTGGCGGCTGGCGGCATCGACCCCAACCACGATGTCTCGGTGACGACAATTCCCCCTGCCCAGATGATTGCCCAACTAGAAGCCGGAAATATTGACGGTTATTGTGTAGGGGAACCCTGGAACGTGCGAGCATCGATCGAGAATCTAGGGTACACGATCGCCACTGATCTGGAAATCTGGGATGGGCACCCCGGTAAAGTATTGGGCGTGCGGGAAGATTGGGCACTTGCCTATCCCAATACGCATGTAGCATTAGTGAAAGCCTTGCTAGAAGCCTGCCGCTACTGCGCTGACGAAGCCAACCAGGAAGAGGTGAGGGAAATTTTGTCTCGTGCTGAGTACCTCAGTATGGACAAAGACTATATTTACCTGGGTGATACTAGTCACCGTGTATGCAGTATTCGCAAAACGCCTCAAGAGTATGCCCACCATCAATTCTTTGGAGCAGGAATAAACCGTCCCAGCCGTACGGAGCATCTCTGGATTCTCACCCAACTGGCACGCTGGGGCGATGTGCCTTTCCCGCGCAACTGGGTAGAAATTTTGGAACGAGTTAGCAAAGTCAGTGTCTTTAGCATTGCTGCACGAGAACTGGGCTTAGCCGATCTCACATATAGTCGAGGTCCCATTCATCTTTTTGATGGAGTCACCTTTACTGCTGACGATCCGATCGCCTACCTCAACAGCTTGCAGATCAAACATGACATCTACATGGCAGAAATTGCCCTTGGTACGCCAGTGGCAAAGGCGGCTTAA
- a CDS encoding hypothetical protein (IMG reference gene:2510096779), whose translation MKGRGEVKSQKVSKGMRFRGLGIGFSFVLLLATFPTVACEASNQAGVQTPSALKKITFDLSQISPEGLIGSEGGLRSLSYEFCIPATAAALAEVQAIDSTVQYSRSPGRIGCKQDQYLVIGHTHQYGWRVVLTNLVNLDYVQRIDQFWGE comes from the coding sequence ATGAAAGGAAGAGGAGAAGTCAAGAGTCAGAAGGTAAGTAAGGGTATGAGGTTTAGGGGATTGGGGATTGGGTTTAGTTTCGTGTTGCTACTGGCGACTTTTCCGACAGTTGCCTGTGAAGCAAGTAATCAAGCAGGTGTTCAAACACCATCAGCTCTAAAGAAGATTACATTTGACTTATCTCAGATTTCGCCTGAAGGTTTAATTGGTTCAGAGGGTGGTTTGCGATCGCTAAGTTATGAGTTTTGTATTCCGGCAACGGCGGCGGCACTGGCAGAAGTCCAAGCTATTGATTCAACGGTGCAATATTCGCGATCGCCAGGGCGCATTGGCTGTAAACAAGATCAATATCTGGTAATTGGTCATACGCATCAATATGGTTGGCGTGTAGTGTTAACAAATCTGGTGAACCTAGATTATGTGCAGCGCATCGACCAATTTTGGGGCGAATAA
- a CDS encoding nitrate ABC transporter, permease protein (IMG reference gene:2510096783~PFAM: Binding-protein-dependent transport system inner membrane component~TIGRFAM: nitrate ABC transporter, permease protein) has translation MTIAQRRLPSATGNSFLSNPKVRERLDDILTPLVTIFILLVLWQIFSSLPGATLPGPIQVVRDTWMLILYPFYDRGGTDKGLFWQVLASLQRVAIGYFFAAVVGISLGILVGLNKRVSKGLDPVFQVLRTVPPLAWVPIALAALQQNQPAALFVIFITAVWPILINTSVGVKQIPQDYNNVAQVLRLPRKEYFFKILFPAALPYIFTGLRIAIGLAWLAIIAAEIVMSGIVGIGFFIWNAYQNGFVSEIILALLYIGLVGWALDKLMVYIQSLILPQSQRQ, from the coding sequence GTGACTATTGCTCAAAGACGCTTGCCAAGTGCAACTGGAAACTCTTTTCTGAGTAATCCTAAGGTTAGAGAAAGACTGGATGATATCTTGACTCCTCTGGTAACAATTTTCATCCTGCTTGTTCTATGGCAGATCTTCTCATCCCTTCCAGGTGCTACGCTGCCAGGGCCGATTCAGGTTGTGCGAGATACATGGATGTTAATTCTGTATCCTTTTTACGATCGCGGTGGTACAGATAAGGGGTTGTTCTGGCAGGTACTTGCCAGCTTGCAACGGGTAGCGATCGGATATTTCTTTGCTGCCGTCGTTGGCATTAGTTTAGGAATTTTGGTTGGCTTGAATAAGCGCGTTTCCAAAGGCTTAGATCCTGTATTTCAAGTTTTACGAACGGTTCCACCGCTAGCATGGGTACCAATCGCACTGGCAGCACTACAACAGAACCAACCCGCTGCGTTATTTGTGATTTTTATCACAGCAGTCTGGCCCATCCTGATTAACACATCAGTGGGTGTCAAGCAAATTCCGCAAGACTATAACAACGTTGCTCAGGTATTGCGCCTGCCTCGCAAAGAGTATTTTTTTAAGATTTTGTTCCCAGCTGCATTGCCCTACATTTTCACAGGGTTACGGATTGCGATTGGTTTAGCGTGGTTGGCAATTATCGCGGCAGAAATTGTGATGTCGGGAATTGTAGGAATTGGTTTCTTCATCTGGAATGCTTACCAAAATGGCTTTGTCAGCGAAATTATCCTGGCTTTGCTCTACATCGGTTTGGTGGGTTGGGCACTCGATAAGCTGATGGTCTACATCCAAAGCTTGATCCTACCTCAGAGCCAACGCCAATAA
- a CDS encoding nitrate transport ATP-binding subunits C and D (IMG reference gene:2510096781~PFAM: ABC transporter~TIGRFAM: nitrate transport ATP-binding subunits C and D): protein MQTVMTTATPTLLKTEQPSSEPFLIIDNISKVYELPKGDTYTVLQNVNLTISQGEFICVIGHSGCGKTTLLNMVSGFAKPTTGEVRLNGKAIAAPGPDRMVVFQGYALLPWLTVFDNVFLAVNAVYPDKSKAEKSQIVKEHLAMVGLADAAEKTPPQISGGMKQRVAIARALSIRPEVLVLDEPFGALDAITKEELQEELLKIWNKSRCTVLMITHDIDEALFLADRLVMMTNGPAANIGEVLEIPFKRPRDRSRIMEMPEYYKLRNYALDFLYNRFAHDVD, encoded by the coding sequence ATGCAAACAGTAATGACTACCGCAACTCCAACGCTGCTAAAAACTGAGCAACCATCGTCTGAACCATTTTTGATTATTGACAATATTTCTAAGGTTTACGAATTGCCCAAAGGTGATACCTACACTGTTTTGCAAAACGTGAATCTTACGATTAGTCAGGGTGAATTTATTTGTGTGATTGGTCATTCAGGGTGTGGCAAAACCACATTGTTGAATATGGTCAGTGGTTTTGCTAAACCAACAACTGGTGAAGTGCGGTTGAATGGTAAGGCGATCGCGGCTCCTGGTCCAGATCGAATGGTGGTATTTCAAGGCTATGCCTTGTTGCCTTGGCTGACTGTGTTTGACAATGTATTTTTAGCAGTGAATGCCGTTTATCCAGATAAGTCCAAGGCTGAAAAAAGCCAGATTGTGAAGGAACACCTGGCAATGGTTGGGCTGGCAGATGCAGCAGAAAAAACGCCACCCCAAATTTCTGGTGGGATGAAGCAACGGGTCGCGATCGCGCGGGCTTTGTCCATTCGTCCTGAAGTGCTGGTGCTAGATGAACCCTTTGGTGCACTCGATGCCATCACGAAAGAAGAACTGCAAGAAGAACTGTTGAAAATTTGGAACAAGAGCCGCTGCACCGTGTTAATGATCACCCATGACATTGATGAAGCACTCTTCCTAGCGGATAGATTGGTAATGATGACAAACGGTCCCGCAGCCAATATTGGTGAGGTCTTGGAGATTCCATTCAAGCGTCCCCGCGATCGCAGCCGCATCATGGAAATGCCGGAGTATTATAAACTTCGTAACTATGCACTTGACTTCCTCTACAATCGGTTTGCCCACGACGTTGATTAA